One window of Gloeothece citriformis PCC 7424 genomic DNA carries:
- a CDS encoding glycosyltransferase, with the protein MRIALFTETFLPKIDGIVTRLRHTVEHLQRNGDQVLVICPDGGLTEYKGAKIYGVSSIPFPLYPELKLAIPRPTLKGVLEKFKPDLIHVVNPAVLGVGGIYYSKVLGIPLVASYHTHLPQYLQHYGLGSLEGLLWELLKLAHNQAKLNLCTSTAMVEELINHGIERVDLWQRGVDTELFQPHLTSLSMRSRLSAGNPDSPLLLYVGRVSAEKQIDQIKPVLEAIPQAHLAIVGDGPHREALEEHFKGTNTHFIGYLQGLELASAYASADAFIFPSRTETLGLVLLEAMAAGCPVVAAASGGIPDIVTDGVNGYLFDPADADGAITATQRLLEATQEREKLRHNARLEAERWGWAAATRQLQNYYQTVVYPQSFPKAA; encoded by the coding sequence ATGAGAATAGCGCTGTTTACAGAAACCTTTTTGCCTAAAATAGACGGTATTGTTACTCGCTTACGTCACACAGTCGAACATTTACAACGCAACGGCGATCAAGTTTTAGTGATTTGTCCCGATGGCGGACTCACCGAATATAAAGGGGCAAAAATTTACGGAGTTTCCAGTATTCCTTTTCCTTTATATCCAGAATTAAAATTAGCTATTCCTCGACCCACCCTAAAGGGAGTCTTAGAAAAATTTAAACCGGATTTAATTCATGTCGTTAATCCAGCCGTTTTAGGAGTTGGAGGAATCTACTACAGCAAAGTTTTAGGAATTCCTCTAGTTGCTTCTTATCATACCCATTTACCCCAATATCTTCAACATTATGGGTTAGGGTCTCTCGAAGGATTGTTATGGGAGTTACTCAAATTAGCCCATAATCAAGCCAAATTAAATTTATGTACCTCTACGGCTATGGTAGAAGAATTAATCAATCATGGCATAGAAAGAGTCGATTTATGGCAAAGAGGAGTCGATACAGAACTATTTCAACCCCATTTAACCTCTCTCTCAATGCGATCGCGCTTATCCGCCGGCAACCCCGATAGTCCCCTCCTCCTCTACGTTGGCAGAGTGTCCGCCGAAAAACAAATCGACCAAATTAAACCCGTCCTAGAAGCTATTCCTCAAGCCCATTTAGCTATTGTTGGGGATGGCCCCCATCGAGAAGCCTTAGAAGAGCATTTTAAGGGCACTAACACCCATTTTATAGGCTATTTACAAGGCTTAGAGTTAGCCTCTGCCTATGCTTCTGCGGATGCCTTTATTTTCCCCTCTCGAACCGAAACTTTAGGGTTAGTCTTATTAGAAGCGATGGCGGCAGGATGTCCTGTAGTGGCGGCGGCTTCTGGGGGTATTCCCGATATTGTCACCGATGGAGTCAATGGGTATTTATTCGATCCGGCGGATGCTGATGGGGCAATTACCGCCACTCAACGCCTCTTAGAAGCCACTCAAGAACGAGAAAAATTACGTCACAATGCCCGTCTAGAAGCAGAACGTTGGGGCTGGGCGGCAGCAACTCGTCAACTCCAAAATTACTATCAAACTGTAGTATATCCTCAATCTTTCCCAAAAGCCGCCTGA
- a CDS encoding DUF1622 domain-containing protein, whose translation MNPTENFHHSLILLVKFGQLILEFIAVLCVFCGLIATFRLMILLSRRNHAFPFLEIRVRFGTWLVLALEFQLGSDIMGTTVAPSFEDLARLGIIAIIRTFLNYFLNKELEACQVLQKRTQTLN comes from the coding sequence ATGAATCCTACAGAAAACTTTCACCATAGTTTAATTTTGCTGGTTAAGTTTGGACAGTTAATTTTAGAATTCATCGCCGTTCTTTGTGTATTTTGTGGGTTAATTGCCACCTTTCGGTTAATGATTCTTTTATCTCGTCGAAATCATGCCTTTCCGTTTTTAGAAATTCGGGTACGTTTTGGAACTTGGTTAGTTTTAGCGCTAGAATTTCAATTAGGGTCTGATATTATGGGGACTACTGTTGCTCCTTCCTTTGAAGATTTAGCCAGATTAGGAATTATTGCGATTATTCGGACTTTTTTAAACTATTTTCTGAACAAAGAGTTAGAAGCTTGCCAAGTCTTACAAAAACGTACCCAAACATTAAATTAA
- a CDS encoding DUF29 domain-containing protein — protein sequence MINPKSIYDQDFNLWREITIQQIREGKFNQVDWEHLLEELEDMGKSEKRAFVSNLMVLITHLLKLKIQADAPDTMKGSWYDSVAEHRTRVKKDLDENPSYKNYLPEAVTKAYQDGRKLAIKQSKLAKLSVRQPSETEYPLECPFSLDQILDDDFYGVE from the coding sequence ATGATTAATCCTAAAAGTATTTATGACCAAGACTTTAATCTATGGAGAGAAATCACCATTCAACAAATACGAGAAGGAAAGTTTAATCAAGTTGACTGGGAACATCTGCTTGAAGAATTAGAAGATATGGGAAAATCAGAAAAACGGGCTTTTGTGAGTAATTTAATGGTTCTAATTACCCATTTACTTAAATTAAAAATTCAGGCAGATGCCCCCGATACCATGAAAGGGAGTTGGTATGACTCGGTAGCTGAACATCGAACTAGAGTTAAAAAAGATCTAGATGAAAATCCCTCTTATAAAAATTATTTACCTGAAGCGGTCACAAAAGCTTATCAAGACGGGCGAAAATTGGCTATTAAACAAAGTAAATTGGCTAAATTATCAGTCCGACAACCCTCAGAAACAGAATATCCTTTAGAATGTCCTTTTAGTTTAGATCAAATTTTAGATGATGATTTTTATGGAGTAGAATAA
- a CDS encoding NAD-dependent epimerase/dehydratase family protein produces MKVLVIGGDGYCGWATALHLSNRGYEVGIVDNLIRRHWDAKLGVETLTPITPIHQRIDRWHDLSGKSIDLFVGDITNYDFLIKALRQFEPEAIVHFGEQRSAPYSMIDREHAVMTQVNNVVGTLNILYAMKEDFPDCHLVKLGTMGEYGTPNIDIEEGYITIEHNGRKDTLPYPKQPGSFYHLSKVHDSHNIHFACKIWGLRATDLNQGVVYGVLTEETGMDELLINRLDYDGVFGTALNRFCIQAAIGHPLTVYGKGGQTRGFLDIRDTVRCVELAIANPADAGQFRVFNQFTELFSVQDLAVKVKSAAIAMGLNVEINHLDNPRVELEQHYFNAKNTKLLDLGLQPHYLSDSLLDSLLNFAIKYKERVDQKQILPKVSWRRN; encoded by the coding sequence ATGAAAGTCCTGGTTATTGGCGGTGACGGATACTGCGGTTGGGCAACCGCACTACATTTATCAAATAGAGGCTATGAAGTAGGCATTGTCGATAATTTAATTCGTCGGCATTGGGACGCAAAACTTGGGGTAGAAACCCTGACTCCTATCACCCCTATTCATCAACGGATTGATCGATGGCACGATCTTAGCGGAAAATCTATAGATTTGTTTGTTGGCGACATTACAAATTATGATTTTTTGATTAAAGCCTTAAGACAGTTTGAACCAGAAGCGATTGTTCATTTTGGGGAACAACGATCTGCGCCCTATTCTATGATAGACCGGGAACACGCAGTCATGACCCAAGTTAACAATGTGGTGGGAACTCTCAATATTCTCTACGCCATGAAAGAAGATTTCCCAGACTGTCATCTGGTTAAGTTGGGAACGATGGGAGAATATGGAACGCCTAACATCGATATTGAAGAAGGGTACATTACCATCGAACATAACGGACGCAAAGATACGTTACCCTATCCGAAACAACCCGGCAGTTTTTATCACTTAAGTAAAGTCCACGACAGTCATAATATCCATTTTGCCTGTAAAATTTGGGGACTCCGGGCAACTGATCTCAATCAAGGGGTTGTTTATGGGGTTTTGACTGAAGAAACGGGGATGGATGAGTTATTAATTAACCGTCTGGACTATGATGGGGTGTTTGGGACTGCTTTAAACCGTTTTTGTATTCAGGCGGCGATCGGTCATCCCCTCACGGTGTATGGTAAAGGGGGACAAACCAGAGGATTTTTAGATATTCGGGATACTGTACGCTGTGTTGAATTAGCGATTGCTAACCCCGCCGATGCGGGACAATTCCGAGTGTTTAATCAATTTACAGAACTCTTTAGCGTTCAAGATTTGGCCGTAAAGGTGAAAAGCGCTGCGATCGCAATGGGGTTAAATGTAGAAATTAACCATTTAGACAACCCCAGAGTTGAATTAGAACAACACTACTTTAACGCTAAAAACACCAAGCTACTGGATTTAGGATTACAACCTCATTATCTGTCGGATTCTCTGCTAGATTCTTTACTTAATTTTGCCATTAAGTATAAAGAACGAGTCGATCAAAAACAGATTTTACCGAAAGTTTCTTGGCGTAGAAATTAG
- a CDS encoding AAA family ATPase, with translation MLGQVYAFWPKHGGVWLDIQAYQGRTRTYTLLAKEINSLINKATFNLSVLVSGYQSRVGQIQSQYPIRSFPLDIQKFTDLVQNSVLTQDQLAVLVQGKPGTGKTAWTQAVAKEILMPLGYVIFILDHDAVENFAPPSYLEKICIIINEADNLAQDRSYEAAQYTNKTEHILSLLDGTLHQSIKDDSEIHPQQKLVILMTCNTTERLDPAFLRKGRVDLTHEFTYQFV, from the coding sequence GTGTTGGGACAAGTTTATGCCTTTTGGCCAAAGCATGGGGGAGTCTGGTTAGACATTCAAGCTTATCAAGGTAGAACCCGGACTTATACCCTATTAGCTAAAGAAATTAATTCATTAATTAATAAAGCTACGTTTAATTTATCAGTTTTAGTGAGTGGATATCAAAGCCGCGTCGGACAAATTCAAAGTCAATATCCTATCCGGTCTTTTCCCCTTGATATTCAAAAATTTACTGATTTAGTTCAAAATTCGGTTTTAACTCAAGATCAATTAGCAGTTTTAGTTCAAGGAAAACCCGGAACCGGAAAAACCGCCTGGACTCAAGCAGTAGCTAAAGAAATTTTAATGCCTTTAGGGTATGTGATTTTTATTTTAGATCATGATGCGGTTGAAAATTTTGCTCCTCCGAGTTATTTAGAAAAAATTTGTATCATTATCAATGAAGCGGATAATTTAGCCCAAGATCGCTCCTATGAAGCTGCACAATACACGAATAAAACTGAACATATTTTGAGTTTATTGGATGGAACATTACATCAAAGTATTAAGGATGATTCTGAAATTCATCCTCAACAAAAATTAGTCATTTTAATGACTTGTAATACCACAGAAAGATTAGATCCCGCCTTTTTACGGAAGGGAAGAGTCGATTTAACTCATGAATTTACTTATCAGTTTGTCTAG
- a CDS encoding RNA-guided endonuclease InsQ/TnpB family protein: MLLGFKTELKLNNQQRSLLAQHAGVARHAWNWGLALTKQILDHNKANSNDKIKFPTAIDLHKWLVALVKPQHDWYYQVSKCAPQWALKALADAWKRCFKKTAKPPKFKKKGKHDSFTLDGSLKCDHQKIKVPVIGWLKTYERLPHGYQPKSVTISQKVNRWFISFKIEIEPASTPKSVDVVGCDLGVKSLATLSSGLVFEGAKSYRKFEKKLSRLQYLARHKVKGSNNWKKAQKQIAKLHFKIANIRKDTLHKLTTYLAKNHSKIVIEDLNVSGMLANGKLAKSVADMGFYEFRRQLDYKTQLYGSELIIADRWFASSKTCSNCGHKKESLSLSERVFECEQCSFVCDRDLNASLILASLAVSSTVSACGLVSADTARMKQENNIESTLSRIE, from the coding sequence TTGCTACTAGGATTCAAGACTGAATTAAAACTAAATAATCAACAACGTTCATTATTAGCCCAACACGCAGGAGTTGCCCGTCATGCTTGGAACTGGGGATTAGCTCTAACCAAGCAAATTCTAGACCATAATAAAGCCAACAGCAATGATAAAATCAAGTTTCCTACTGCTATTGATTTACACAAATGGTTAGTAGCATTAGTTAAACCTCAACATGATTGGTATTATCAAGTATCTAAATGCGCTCCGCAATGGGCGTTAAAAGCTTTGGCTGATGCTTGGAAAAGATGCTTTAAAAAGACAGCAAAACCTCCCAAGTTTAAGAAAAAAGGAAAGCACGATAGCTTTACCTTGGATGGAAGCCTTAAGTGTGACCATCAAAAGATAAAAGTTCCTGTGATTGGTTGGCTAAAAACCTATGAGAGATTACCTCACGGATATCAACCAAAATCTGTTACAATTAGCCAAAAAGTTAATAGATGGTTTATCAGTTTTAAGATTGAAATCGAACCAGCATCAACCCCTAAAAGTGTTGATGTAGTAGGCTGTGATCTAGGGGTTAAATCTCTGGCAACTTTATCATCTGGGTTGGTATTTGAAGGAGCTAAAAGTTATCGTAAGTTTGAGAAGAAATTAAGCAGACTTCAATACTTAGCTCGTCATAAAGTCAAAGGTTCAAACAATTGGAAGAAAGCACAGAAACAAATAGCTAAACTTCATTTCAAAATAGCTAACATCCGCAAAGATACGTTACATAAACTTACTACTTATCTAGCTAAGAATCACAGCAAGATAGTAATTGAGGACTTAAATGTATCTGGGATGTTAGCTAATGGAAAACTAGCTAAATCTGTTGCTGACATGGGTTTTTATGAATTCCGAAGACAGCTTGACTATAAAACTCAGTTGTATGGGTCGGAGCTAATCATCGCTGATAGGTGGTTTGCGAGCAGTAAAACCTGTTCTAATTGTGGTCACAAAAAAGAATCTTTATCTTTATCTGAAAGAGTTTTTGAATGTGAACAATGCTCTTTTGTTTGTGATAGAGACTTAAACGCTAGTTTAATTCTAGCTTCCTTGGCGGTGAGTTCCACCGTGTCAGCTTGTGGACTGGTGAGTGCCGACACCGCCAGGATGAAGCAAGAAAATAACATCGAATCTACTTTGAGTAGAATTGAGTAG
- a CDS encoding Uma2 family endonuclease, whose product MIQTSAQTETLSLEFPRALSLNVTPEQFEALAAANRYLKLERTAQGELIVNPPTGGESGKRNLSISTQLGNWVEGNEDLGEGFDSSTGFRLPNWAYRSPDASWISRQRWESLTQEQRKGFVPLCPEVVLELRSPSDSLSKLQEKMKEYIDNGSLLGWLIDPLNTRVEIYRSGREVEVINNPRELSGAMNRS is encoded by the coding sequence ATGATACAAACATCCGCCCAAACGGAAACTCTATCCCTTGAATTCCCCCGTGCGCTTTCTTTAAACGTTACTCCAGAACAGTTTGAAGCATTAGCCGCAGCAAATCGTTACTTAAAATTAGAACGCACAGCACAAGGAGAGTTAATCGTGAATCCTCCTACAGGTGGAGAATCAGGTAAGCGCAATCTCAGTATTAGCACTCAATTGGGGAATTGGGTGGAAGGGAATGAAGATTTAGGGGAAGGGTTTGACTCTTCTACGGGTTTTAGACTTCCCAATTGGGCGTATCGTTCCCCGGATGCGTCTTGGATTAGCCGACAACGTTGGGAATCATTAACTCAAGAACAGCGAAAAGGTTTTGTTCCCCTTTGTCCGGAAGTTGTACTAGAATTGCGTTCACCTTCTGATAGTCTCTCTAAATTACAAGAGAAAATGAAGGAATATATCGATAATGGATCTTTACTGGGATGGTTAATTGATCCTCTCAACACAAGGGTAGAAATTTATCGATCCGGTAGGGAAGTAGAAGTGATAAACAATCCTAGAGAACTATCAGGGGCTATGAACAGAAGTTAA
- a CDS encoding COR domain-containing protein — MNNIPEYFLDRIQQAKEKRLTLLDLSNKWDTKEEYKLTEIPEEVFELEWLEVLYLNYNNLSCISEYIYCLINLKELYLYCNNLTILSNHITDLVNLTKLDLSHNQLTSLPDSLTHLVNLTKLDLSFNQLTSLPDSLTRLVNLTYLDLRGNQLTSLPDSLTRLVNLTYLDLRGNQLTSLPDSLTRLVNLIYLYLGRNQLSSLLNSLTRLVNLTELDLSFNQLTSLPDSLTPLVNLTELDLSDNQLSSFPDSLTSLVNLTELYLTGNQLSSLPDSLTRLAKLSRLNLSRNQLSNLPDSLTRLVNLTYLYLKGNPLETPPLEIAQQGIEAIREYFRQKQQEGEDTLYEAKLIILGEAGAGKTSLAKKIENPNYKVPADEDSTQGIDVKEWHFTLDNNQDFRVNIWDFGGQEIYHETHQFFLTKRSLYVLVADNRREDTDFYYWLNVVELLSDNSPLLIIQNEKQDRQRDINERQLRGQFTNLKEAFASNLATNRGLDPFIKTIKHYISTLPHVGSTLPKTWTRVREALEKDPRNYISLEEYLTLCKNNGFKQQKDSLQLSQYLHDIGVILHFQDDRISPLYKTVILKPEWGTAAVYKVLDNQTVRNKLGRFTQENLTDIWQGEEYTNMQGELLQLMMRFKLCYQLPNSDNIYIAPQLLTANQPEYNWDETNNLILRYTYEFMPKGMIRRFIVEMHRFIEQQKYVWKEGVILNQDDTKAEVIENYGKREIKIRVVGKDKRDLMTIVTHELDKIHNSYHRLKYKKLIPCNCKSCKDSQYPWFYDYEKLKKFIQDREPNIQCQESYQMVEVTGLIDDVINDFNPLIKTKEDIKLDSLEKEVFISYNWGGESEEIVNQLDQAFQNKGITLKRDKRDLGYKGLIKEFMQRIGRGKCVVVVISDKYLTSHNCMFELIEVAKHKNFYKRIFPIVLDDAKIYKSVDRIKYIQYWKQEIEELDQAMKTVSSDNLQGFREDIDLYTEIRKYIAQLVYDIKDMNTLNLSIHQKSGFEEIFQAVESKLNE; from the coding sequence ATGAACAACATCCCTGAATATTTCCTAGACAGAATACAACAAGCAAAAGAAAAACGACTGACATTATTAGATTTAAGTAATAAATGGGATACGAAAGAAGAGTATAAATTAACGGAAATTCCAGAGGAAGTTTTTGAGTTGGAATGGTTGGAAGTTTTATATTTAAACTACAACAATCTTAGCTGTATATCTGAGTATATTTATTGTTTAATAAATTTGAAAGAACTTTATTTATATTGCAATAACCTAACCATTTTATCAAATCATATAACTGATTTAGTCAATTTAACAAAACTTGATTTAAGTCATAATCAACTAACTAGCCTCCCAGATTCTCTAACTCACCTAGTCAATTTAACAAAACTTGATTTAAGTTTTAATCAACTAACTAGCCTCCCAGATTCTCTAACTCGCCTAGTCAATTTGACTTATCTGGATTTGAGAGGAAATCAACTAACTAGCCTCCCAGACTCTCTAACTCGCCTAGTCAATTTAACTTATCTGGATTTGAGAGGAAATCAACTAACTAGCCTCCCAGACTCTCTAACTCGCCTAGTCAATTTGATTTATCTTTATTTAGGGAGAAATCAACTAAGCAGCCTCCTCAATTCTCTAACTCGCCTAGTCAATTTGACTGAACTTGATTTAAGTTTTAATCAACTAACTAGCCTCCCAGATTCTCTAACTCCTCTAGTCAATTTGACTGAACTTGATTTAAGTGACAATCAACTAAGCAGCTTCCCAGATTCTCTAACTTCTTTAGTCAATTTGACTGAACTTTATTTAACTGGTAATCAACTAAGCAGCCTTCCAGATTCTCTAACTCGCCTAGCCAAATTGAGTAGACTTAATTTAAGTAGAAATCAACTAAGCAACCTTCCAGATTCTCTAACTCGCCTGGTCAATTTGACTTATCTTTATTTAAAAGGCAACCCCTTAGAAACCCCTCCTTTAGAAATTGCTCAACAGGGAATAGAAGCCATCCGAGAATATTTCCGACAGAAACAACAAGAAGGAGAAGACACTTTATATGAAGCCAAACTTATCATCCTTGGTGAAGCAGGTGCAGGTAAAACATCTCTAGCTAAAAAAATAGAAAACCCTAACTATAAAGTCCCTGCTGATGAAGATTCTACCCAAGGAATAGATGTCAAAGAATGGCATTTTACCCTTGACAATAATCAAGACTTTCGCGTCAATATTTGGGACTTCGGTGGACAAGAAATTTATCACGAAACTCATCAATTTTTCTTGACAAAACGTTCTCTCTATGTCTTAGTAGCAGATAATCGTAGGGAAGACACTGATTTTTACTACTGGTTAAATGTCGTCGAACTCCTCAGCGATAATAGTCCCCTTTTAATCATACAAAACGAAAAACAAGACCGCCAACGGGATATTAATGAACGACAACTAAGAGGGCAATTTACAAACTTAAAAGAAGCCTTTGCTAGTAACCTTGCTACTAACCGAGGATTAGACCCTTTTATTAAAACTATTAAACATTATATTTCAACTCTTCCCCATGTCGGATCAACCTTACCTAAAACCTGGACAAGAGTTAGAGAAGCATTAGAAAAAGATCCCCGGAATTATATAAGTTTAGAAGAATACTTAACCCTCTGTAAAAATAACGGATTTAAACAGCAAAAAGATTCATTACAGCTAAGTCAATATTTACATGATATCGGCGTTATTCTCCACTTTCAAGATGATCGGATATCACCTCTCTACAAAACTGTTATCCTTAAACCAGAATGGGGAACTGCTGCGGTTTATAAAGTCCTGGATAATCAAACCGTTAGGAACAAATTAGGACGGTTTACCCAGGAAAATTTAACTGATATATGGCAGGGAGAAGAATATACGAATATGCAGGGAGAATTACTCCAATTAATGATGAGATTTAAACTCTGTTATCAACTCCCCAATAGTGACAATATTTATATTGCTCCCCAACTCTTAACCGCCAACCAACCTGAGTATAACTGGGATGAAACTAATAACCTTATTCTACGTTATACTTATGAGTTTATGCCAAAAGGAATGATTAGACGGTTTATCGTAGAAATGCACCGTTTTATTGAACAACAAAAATATGTCTGGAAAGAAGGAGTAATTTTAAACCAAGACGACACCAAAGCAGAAGTTATAGAGAATTATGGGAAGCGAGAGATTAAAATTAGGGTGGTGGGGAAAGATAAACGAGATTTGATGACTATTGTTACCCATGAACTTGATAAAATTCATAACTCTTATCACCGTCTTAAATATAAAAAGTTAATTCCCTGTAATTGTAAGAGTTGTAAAGATAGTCAATATCCCTGGTTTTATGATTATGAAAAATTAAAAAAGTTTATTCAAGATAGAGAACCTAATATACAATGTCAAGAAAGTTATCAAATGGTTGAGGTTACGGGATTAATTGATGATGTTATCAATGATTTTAATCCACTTATCAAAACTAAGGAAGATATAAAATTAGATTCTCTAGAAAAAGAAGTGTTTATATCATATAATTGGGGAGGAGAAAGCGAAGAAATTGTCAATCAACTTGATCAAGCTTTTCAGAATAAAGGAATTACCCTTAAGCGAGATAAACGAGACTTAGGGTACAAAGGACTGATTAAAGAGTTTATGCAGCGTATTGGACGGGGTAAATGTGTTGTTGTTGTGATTAGTGATAAATATTTAACATCTCATAATTGTATGTTTGAATTGATAGAAGTTGCTAAACATAAAAATTTTTATAAAAGAATATTTCCTATTGTTCTCGATGATGCCAAAATTTATAAATCAGTTGATAGAATTAAATATATCCAATACTGGAAACAAGAAATAGAAGAACTTGATCAAGCTATGAAAACCGTATCTTCTGACAATTTACAGGGATTTAGAGAAGATATAGATTTATATACAGAAATTCGTAAATATATAGCTCAGTTAGTTTACGATATCAAAGACATGAATACTTTAAATTTATCAATTCATCAAAAATCAGGATTTGAAGAAATATTTCAAGCGGTTGAAAGTAAGCTAAATGAATAA
- a CDS encoding DUF2839 domain-containing protein: protein MGESKRRKEALGEKYGQEETILPWLPLSKKQAQQAYKVTTTGAWIGIGVMVAVWVTIRLIGPAFGWWSVQ, encoded by the coding sequence ATGGGAGAATCAAAACGTCGTAAAGAAGCTTTAGGGGAAAAGTACGGTCAAGAGGAAACTATCCTGCCTTGGTTACCCCTCAGTAAAAAACAAGCACAACAAGCTTATAAAGTTACCACTACAGGCGCATGGATAGGTATCGGTGTCATGGTTGCTGTTTGGGTGACGATTCGTCTAATTGGCCCGGCTTTCGGTTGGTGGAGTGTTCAATAA
- the nfi gene encoding deoxyribonuclease V (cleaves DNA at apurinic or apyrimidinic sites), with product MNIPSLSSWPTDIEEATLIQQQLRHQVSDEDQLGDIRYVAGVDVGFKDNYTITQAAVAVLTFPELELVDKAIVTLPTCFPYIPGFLSFREVPGILKALEKLTITPNLMICDGQGIAHPRRFGIACHLGVLIDVPTIGVAKSILVGKHSDLPPEKGSRVDLIYKGKTIGVVLRSRTNVKPLYVSIGHKISLTTAVDYVFNCLTKYRLPETTRLADKLSREKVDNL from the coding sequence ATAAACATTCCTTCACTTTCTTCTTGGCCAACGGATATCGAAGAAGCAACCCTAATTCAACAACAACTCCGCCATCAAGTGAGCGACGAAGATCAATTAGGAGATATTCGTTATGTTGCCGGGGTAGATGTTGGTTTTAAAGACAATTACACTATAACTCAAGCGGCTGTTGCTGTATTAACTTTTCCCGAATTAGAATTAGTTGATAAGGCGATCGTAACTCTTCCCACTTGTTTCCCCTATATCCCCGGTTTTCTCTCCTTTCGGGAAGTCCCAGGTATCCTCAAAGCGTTAGAAAAACTGACCATAACCCCCAATTTAATGATATGTGATGGTCAAGGCATTGCTCACCCTCGTCGCTTTGGAATTGCCTGTCATTTAGGGGTACTGATTGATGTGCCAACGATAGGGGTAGCTAAATCAATTTTAGTCGGAAAACATTCAGATTTACCCCCAGAAAAAGGCAGTCGAGTTGATTTAATCTATAAAGGAAAGACCATAGGGGTAGTATTGCGATCGCGGACTAATGTTAAACCTTTATATGTGTCTATTGGCCATAAAATTAGTCTGACTACTGCGGTAGATTATGTGTTTAACTGTTTAACTAAATATCGCTTACCGGAAACAACCCGTTTAGCGGATAAGTTAAGTCGAGAAAAAGTAGATAATTTATGA
- a CDS encoding DUF423 domain-containing protein, protein MKLFLMIGAILAGLSVAAGAFASHALKERLTERMLEIFETGAKYQMYHALALILVAILLSRAETGQTFLTAAGTAFITGIVIFSGSLYGLSLSGIKILGAITPLGGVAFLVGWGCLAIAAWGMK, encoded by the coding sequence ATGAAACTATTTCTGATGATAGGAGCAATTTTAGCCGGATTATCTGTCGCTGCCGGCGCATTTGCCAGTCATGCCCTCAAAGAAAGATTAACAGAACGAATGTTAGAAATTTTTGAAACGGGGGCAAAATATCAAATGTATCACGCCCTAGCTTTAATTTTAGTGGCAATTCTCTTGAGCCGCGCCGAAACCGGCCAAACCTTCCTAACCGCAGCCGGAACCGCATTTATCACCGGAATTGTTATCTTTTCCGGGAGTCTCTACGGACTCAGTTTAAGCGGAATTAAGATCTTAGGGGCAATTACTCCCCTCGGAGGAGTCGCCTTTTTAGTCGGATGGGGATGTCTAGCGATCGCAGCTTGGGGAATGAAGTAA